A stretch of Bacillus pseudomycoides DNA encodes these proteins:
- a CDS encoding transglycosylase SLT domain-containing protein — MKKFFVGFLVVLGMYLYFQGESEGMEKSMNQASYVDSEEAKQMKQIITEEAKKVNLPEWIPLTIAEHESRLDPRSVGDNGTSFGLFQLHRGGGLAPDHLTDEQLKDPRTNAQIAMPHLVKGYKRGVEKGLTDFQLLKYIANTSGWPGNLGPEWTDKNMKYNVGLEDVYYRNKGIVKE, encoded by the coding sequence GTGAAAAAATTCTTTGTAGGATTTTTAGTTGTGCTTGGAATGTATTTGTATTTCCAAGGAGAGTCTGAAGGAATGGAAAAATCGATGAATCAAGCAAGTTATGTTGATTCAGAGGAAGCAAAACAAATGAAACAAATTATTACTGAAGAAGCAAAGAAAGTAAATCTTCCAGAATGGATACCTCTTACAATTGCCGAGCATGAAAGTCGTTTGGATCCAAGAAGTGTTGGAGATAATGGCACTTCATTTGGACTCTTTCAATTACATCGTGGTGGGGGGCTTGCTCCTGATCATTTAACGGACGAGCAGTTGAAAGATCCGCGGACGAACGCTCAAATTGCTATGCCTCATTTAGTGAAAGGGTATAAAAGAGGTGTGGAAAAAGGTTTGACTGACTTCCAATTACTAAAATATATAGCAAACACATCTGGATGGCCAGGTAATTTAGGGCCTGAGTGGACTGATAAAAATATGAAGTATAACGTTGGGTTAGAGGATGTGTACTATCGAAATAAAGGAATAGTGAAAGAGTAG
- a CDS encoding spore coat protein B produces MNMKKAIFTVVSTLFALHALKNRKKLQNENTLYYPYTLLQKK; encoded by the coding sequence ATGAATATGAAGAAAGCCATTTTTACAGTTGTAAGTACACTCTTTGCACTACATGCACTGAAAAATAGAAAGAAGCTACAGAATGAAAATACTCTATATTACCCATACACATTATTACAGAAAAAATAA
- a CDS encoding RAxF-45 family protein, with translation MKRSLAAHAKFLDFIYFCRAIFHDVVANGIRMPFFSNCIVAIER, from the coding sequence ATGAAACGTTCTTTAGCTGCGCATGCAAAATTTTTAGATTTTATCTATTTTTGTCGTGCGATTTTTCATGATGTAGTTGCTAACGGGATACGTATGCCCTTTTTTAGCAATTGCATAGTAGCTATTGAACGATAG